The following proteins are encoded in a genomic region of Hippopotamus amphibius kiboko isolate mHipAmp2 chromosome 8, mHipAmp2.hap2, whole genome shotgun sequence:
- the DERL3 gene encoding derlin-3 — MAWQGLATEFLQVPAVTRTYTAACVLTTAAVQLELLSPFQLYFNPHLVFRKFQVWRLVTNFLFFGPLGFSFFFNMLFVFRYCRMLEEGSFRGRRADFVFMFLFGGVLMILLGLLGSLFFLGQALTAMLVYVWSRRSPRVRVNFFGLLTFQAPFLPWALMGFSMLLGNSILVDLLGIAVGHVYYFLEDVFPDQPGGKRLLLTPGFLKLLLDAPPEDPNYLPLPEEQPGPQQP; from the exons ATGGCGTGGCAGGGGCTGGCGACCGAGTTCCTGCAGGTGCCGGCGGTGACGCGGACCTACACCGCAGCCTGCGTCCTCACCACAGCCGCCGTG CAGCTGGAGCTCCTCAGCCCCTTCCAGCTCTACTTCAACCCGCACCTCGTGTTCCGGAAGTTCCAG GTCTGGAGGCTCGTCACCAACTTCCTCTTCTTCGGGCCCCTGGGATTCAGCTTCTTCTTCAACATGCTCTTCGT GTTCCGCTACTGCCGCATGCTGGAGGAGGGCTCGTTCCGGGGCCGCAGGGCCGACTTCGTCTTCATGTTTCTCTTCGGGGGCGTCCTTATGATC CTGCTGGGGCTCCTGGGCAGCCTCTTCTTCCTGGGCCAGGCCCTCACAGCCATGCTGGTGTACGTGTGGAGCCGCCGCAGCCCCCGGGTGAGGGTCAACTTCTTCGGCCTCCTCACCTTCCAGGCGCCGTTCCTGCCCTGGGCGCTCATGGGCTTCTCCATGCTGCTGGGCAACTCAATCCTCGTGGACCTGCTGG GGATTGCCGTGGGCCACGTCTACTACTTCCTGGAGGACGTCTTCCCCGACCAGCCTGGCGGCAAGAGGCTGCTGCTGACCCCCGGCTTCCT GAAGCTGCTCCTGGATGCCCCACCAGAGGACCCCAATTACCTGCCCCTCCCCGAGGAGCAACCAGGACCCCAGCAGCCGTGA
- the SMARCB1 gene encoding SWI/SNF-related matrix-associated actin-dependent regulator of chromatin subfamily B member 1 isoform X2 has product MMMMALSKTFGQKPVKFQLEDDGEFYMIGSEVGNYLRMFRGSLYKRYPSLWRRLATVEERKKIVASSHDHGYTTLATSVTLLKASEVEEILDGNDEKYKAVSISTEPPTYLREQKAKRNSQWVPTLPNSSHHLDAVPCSTTINRNRLGRDKKRTFPLCFDDHDPAVIHENASQPEVLVPIRLDMEIDGQKLRDAFTWNMNEKLMTPEMFSEILCDDLDLNPLTFVPAIASAIRQQIESYPTDSILEDQSDQRVIIKLNIHVGNISLVDQFEWDMSEKENSPEKFALKLCSELGLGGEFVTTIAYSIRGQLSWHQKTYAFSENPLPTVEIAIRNTGDADQWCPLLETLTDAEMEKKIRDQDRNTRRMRRLANTAPAW; this is encoded by the exons ATGATGATGATGGCGCTGAGCAAGACCTTCGGGCAGAAGCCCGTCAAGTTCCAGCTGGAGGACGACGGCGAGTTCTACATGATCGGCTCTGAG GTGGGAAACTACCTCCGGATGTTCCGAGGTTCTCTGTACAAGAGATACCCCTCGCTCTGGAGGCGACTAGCCACagtggaagagaggaagaaaatagtTGCATCGTCAcatg ATCATGGGTACACGACCCTGGCCACCAGCGTGACTCTGTTGAAAGCCTCCGAGGTGGAAGAGATTCTGGACGGCAACGACGAGAAGTACAAGGCCGTGTCCATCAGCACGGAGCCCCCCACCTACCTCAG GGAGCAGAAAGCCAAGAGGAACAGCCAGTGGGTGCCCACCCTGCCCAACAGCTCCCACCACCTGGATGCCGTGCCCTGCTCCACCACCATCAACAGGAACCGCCTGGGCCGCGACAAGAAGCGCACGTTCCCGCTCTG CTTCGACGACCACGACCCGGCTGTGATCCATGAGAACGCGTCGCAGCCCGAGGTGCTGGTGCCCATCCGCCTGGACATGGAGATCGACGGGCAGAAGCTGCGCGACGCCTTCACCTGGAACATGAACG AGAAGCTGATGACCCCGGAGATGTTTTCCGAAATTCTCTGCGACGACCTGGATTTGAACCCGCTGACGTTCGTGCCGGCCATCGCCTCCGCCATCAGACAGCAGATCGAGTCCTACCCCACGGACAGCATCCTGGAGGACCAGTCAGACCAGCGTGTGATCATCAAG CTGAACATCCACGTGGGAAACATCTCCCTGGTGGACCAGTTTGAGTGGGACATGTCAGAGAAGGAGAACTCGCCGGAGAAGTTTGCCCTGAAGCTGTGCTCCGAGCTGGGGCTGGGCGGGGAGTTCGTCACCACCATCGCGTACAGCATCCGGGGACAGCTGAGCTGGCACCAGAAGACCTACGCCTTCAG CGAGAACCCCCTGCCCACGGTGGAGATCGCCATCCGCAACACAGGCGACGCGGATCAGTGGTGCCCACTGCTGGAGACGCTGACGGACGCCGAGATGGAGAAGAAGATCCGCGACCAGGACAGGAACACAAG GCGGATGAGGCGTCTGGCCAACACTGCCCCGGCCTGGTGA
- the SMARCB1 gene encoding SWI/SNF-related matrix-associated actin-dependent regulator of chromatin subfamily B member 1 isoform X3 has translation MMMMALSKTFGQKPVKFQLEDDGEFYMIGSEVGNYLRMFRGSLYKRYPSLWRRLATVEERKKIVASSHGKKTKPNTKDHGYTTLATSVTLLKASEVEEILDGNDEKYKAVSISTEPPTYLREQKAKRNSQWVPTLPNSSHHLDAVPCSTTINRNRLGRDKKRTFPLCFDDHDPAVIHENASQPEVLVPIRLDMEIDGQKLRDAFTWNMNEKLMTPEMFSEILCDDLDLNPLTFVPAIASAIRQQIESYPTDSILEDQSDQRVIIKREPPAHGGDRHPQHRRRGSVVPTAGDADGRRDGEEDPRPGQEHKADEASGQHCPGLVTTQRRLAPTQRLDDWTALLPLRARRGSPLS, from the exons ATGATGATGATGGCGCTGAGCAAGACCTTCGGGCAGAAGCCCGTCAAGTTCCAGCTGGAGGACGACGGCGAGTTCTACATGATCGGCTCTGAG GTGGGAAACTACCTCCGGATGTTCCGAGGTTCTCTGTACAAGAGATACCCCTCGCTCTGGAGGCGACTAGCCACagtggaagagaggaagaaaatagtTGCATCGTCAcatggtaaaaaaacaaaacctaacacTAAGG ATCATGGGTACACGACCCTGGCCACCAGCGTGACTCTGTTGAAAGCCTCCGAGGTGGAAGAGATTCTGGACGGCAACGACGAGAAGTACAAGGCCGTGTCCATCAGCACGGAGCCCCCCACCTACCTCAG GGAGCAGAAAGCCAAGAGGAACAGCCAGTGGGTGCCCACCCTGCCCAACAGCTCCCACCACCTGGATGCCGTGCCCTGCTCCACCACCATCAACAGGAACCGCCTGGGCCGCGACAAGAAGCGCACGTTCCCGCTCTG CTTCGACGACCACGACCCGGCTGTGATCCATGAGAACGCGTCGCAGCCCGAGGTGCTGGTGCCCATCCGCCTGGACATGGAGATCGACGGGCAGAAGCTGCGCGACGCCTTCACCTGGAACATGAACG AGAAGCTGATGACCCCGGAGATGTTTTCCGAAATTCTCTGCGACGACCTGGATTTGAACCCGCTGACGTTCGTGCCGGCCATCGCCTCCGCCATCAGACAGCAGATCGAGTCCTACCCCACGGACAGCATCCTGGAGGACCAGTCAGACCAGCGTGTGATCATCAAG CGAGAACCCCCTGCCCACGGTGGAGATCGCCATCCGCAACACAGGCGACGCGGATCAGTGGTGCCCACTGCTGGAGACGCTGACGGACGCCGAGATGGAGAAGAAGATCCGCGACCAGGACAGGAACACAAG GCGGATGAGGCGTCTGGCCAACACTGCCCCGGCCTGGTGACCACCCAGCGGCGCTTGGCTCCCACGCAGCGCCTGGACGACTGGACCGCTCTCCTCCCTCTGCGGGCGAGGAGGGGCAGCCCGCTGTCCTGA
- the SMARCB1 gene encoding SWI/SNF-related matrix-associated actin-dependent regulator of chromatin subfamily B member 1 isoform X1, with protein MMMMALSKTFGQKPVKFQLEDDGEFYMIGSEVGNYLRMFRGSLYKRYPSLWRRLATVEERKKIVASSHGKKTKPNTKDHGYTTLATSVTLLKASEVEEILDGNDEKYKAVSISTEPPTYLREQKAKRNSQWVPTLPNSSHHLDAVPCSTTINRNRLGRDKKRTFPLCFDDHDPAVIHENASQPEVLVPIRLDMEIDGQKLRDAFTWNMNEKLMTPEMFSEILCDDLDLNPLTFVPAIASAIRQQIESYPTDSILEDQSDQRVIIKLNIHVGNISLVDQFEWDMSEKENSPEKFALKLCSELGLGGEFVTTIAYSIRGQLSWHQKTYAFSENPLPTVEIAIRNTGDADQWCPLLETLTDAEMEKKIRDQDRNTRRMRRLANTAPAW; from the exons ATGATGATGATGGCGCTGAGCAAGACCTTCGGGCAGAAGCCCGTCAAGTTCCAGCTGGAGGACGACGGCGAGTTCTACATGATCGGCTCTGAG GTGGGAAACTACCTCCGGATGTTCCGAGGTTCTCTGTACAAGAGATACCCCTCGCTCTGGAGGCGACTAGCCACagtggaagagaggaagaaaatagtTGCATCGTCAcatggtaaaaaaacaaaacctaacacTAAGG ATCATGGGTACACGACCCTGGCCACCAGCGTGACTCTGTTGAAAGCCTCCGAGGTGGAAGAGATTCTGGACGGCAACGACGAGAAGTACAAGGCCGTGTCCATCAGCACGGAGCCCCCCACCTACCTCAG GGAGCAGAAAGCCAAGAGGAACAGCCAGTGGGTGCCCACCCTGCCCAACAGCTCCCACCACCTGGATGCCGTGCCCTGCTCCACCACCATCAACAGGAACCGCCTGGGCCGCGACAAGAAGCGCACGTTCCCGCTCTG CTTCGACGACCACGACCCGGCTGTGATCCATGAGAACGCGTCGCAGCCCGAGGTGCTGGTGCCCATCCGCCTGGACATGGAGATCGACGGGCAGAAGCTGCGCGACGCCTTCACCTGGAACATGAACG AGAAGCTGATGACCCCGGAGATGTTTTCCGAAATTCTCTGCGACGACCTGGATTTGAACCCGCTGACGTTCGTGCCGGCCATCGCCTCCGCCATCAGACAGCAGATCGAGTCCTACCCCACGGACAGCATCCTGGAGGACCAGTCAGACCAGCGTGTGATCATCAAG CTGAACATCCACGTGGGAAACATCTCCCTGGTGGACCAGTTTGAGTGGGACATGTCAGAGAAGGAGAACTCGCCGGAGAAGTTTGCCCTGAAGCTGTGCTCCGAGCTGGGGCTGGGCGGGGAGTTCGTCACCACCATCGCGTACAGCATCCGGGGACAGCTGAGCTGGCACCAGAAGACCTACGCCTTCAG CGAGAACCCCCTGCCCACGGTGGAGATCGCCATCCGCAACACAGGCGACGCGGATCAGTGGTGCCCACTGCTGGAGACGCTGACGGACGCCGAGATGGAGAAGAAGATCCGCGACCAGGACAGGAACACAAG GCGGATGAGGCGTCTGGCCAACACTGCCCCGGCCTGGTGA
- the MMP11 gene encoding stromelysin-3 yields MARAARLRGAAPRALLLPLLLLLLLPPPPPLLARAPRPPDAHHGHLVRRGLQSWHEARLSSPAPAPTAQEAPQPAPGPRPPRCGVPDLPDGPSTRNRQKRFVLSGGRWEKTDLTYRILRFPWQLVREQVRQTVAEALQVWSNVTPLTFTEVHEGRADIMIDFTRYWHGDNLPFDGPGGILAHAFFPKTHREGDVHFDYDETWTVGDSQGTDLLQVAAHEFGHVLGLQHTTAAKALMSPFYTFRYPLSLSPDDRRGIQHLYGQPRLAPTSRAPDPGPGAGADTNEIAPLEPDTPPDACQVSFDAVATIRGELFFFKAGFVWRLRGGRLQPGYPALASRHWQGLPSHVDAAFEDAQGHIWFFQRAQYWVYDGEKPVLGPAPLSELGLLGSPVHAALVWGPEKNKIYFFRGGDYWRFHPSTRRVDSPVPRRATDWRGVPSEIDAAFQDADGYAYFLRGRLYWKFDPVKVKALEGFPRLVGPDFFGCTKPANTFR; encoded by the exons ATGGCTCGGGCCGCCCGGCTCCGCGGCGCGGCCCCTCGCGCCCtcctgctgccgctgctgctgctgctgctgctgccgccgccgccgccgctgctggcCCGGGCCCCGCGGCCGCCG GATGCCCACCACGGCCACCtggtgaggagggggctgcagTCCTGGCATGAAGCTCGTCTCAGCAGCCCAGCACCTGCCCCGACCGCCCAGGAGGCCCCCCAGCCTGCCCCTGGCCCCAGACCTCCCCGCTGCGGTGTGCCGGACCTGCCTGACGGGCCGAGCACCCGTAACCGACAAAAGCGGTTCGTGCTGTCAGGTGGGCGCTGGGAGAAGACGGACCTCACCTACAG GATCCTCCGGTTCCCGTGGCAGCTGGTGCGGGAACAGGTGCGGCAGACGGTGGCGGAGGCCCTACAGGTGTGGAGCAATGTGACACCACTCACCTTCACTGAGGTGCACGAGGGCCGTGCCGACATCATGATAGACTTCACCCG GTACTGGCATGGGGACAACCTGCCGTTTGATGGACCTGGGGGCATCCTGGCGCACGCCTTCTTCCCCAAGACCCACCGAGAAGGGGATGTCCACTTCGACTATGATGAGACCTGGACAGTCGGGGACAGCCAGG GCACAGACCTCCTGCAGGTGGCGGCCCACGAATTTGGCCACGTGCTCGGGCTGCAGCACACGACAGCTGCTAAGGCCCTCATGTCCCCTTTCTACACCTTCCGCTACCCGCTGAGCCTCAGCCCGGATGACCGCAGAGGCATCCAGCACCTCTACGGCCAGCCTCGCCTAGCGCCTACCTCTAGGGCCCCGGATCCGGGCCCTGGAGCCGGGGCAGACACCAATGAGATTGCACCGCTGGAG CCAGACACCCCACCAGACGCCTGCCAGGTCTCCTTTGACGCAGTGGCCACCATCCGCGGCGAGCTCTTCTTCTTCAAGGCAGGCTTTGTATGGCGGCTGCGTGGGGGTCGGCTGCAACCTGGCTACCCTGCGCTGGCCTCTCGCCACTGGCAGGGGCTACCCAGCCATGTGGACGCAGCCTTCGAGGATGCCCAGGGCCACATCTGGTTCTTCCAAC GAGCTCAGTACTGGGTGTATGATGGCGAGAAGCCAGTCCTGGGCCCCGCGCCACTCTCTGAGCTGGGCCTGCTGGGGTCCCCGGTCCACGCCGCCCTGGTCTGGGGCCCCGAGAAGAACAAGATCTACTTCTTCCGAGGCGGGGATTACTGGCGCTTCCACCCCAGCACCCGCCGTGTGGACAGCCCCGTGCCCCGCAGGGCCACCGACTGGCGAGGGGTCCCCTCTGAGATCGACGCTGCCTTCCAGGACGCTGACG gcTATGCCTACTTCCTGCGTGGCCGCCTCTACTGGAAGTTTGACCCCGTGAAGGTGAAGGCCCTGGAGGGCTTCCCCCGCCTGGTGGGCCCCGATTTCTTCGGCTGTACCAAGCCTGCCAACACTTTCCGCTAA